Proteins from a single region of Psilocybe cubensis strain MGC-MH-2018 chromosome 3, whole genome shotgun sequence:
- a CDS encoding putative alpha/beta-glucosidase agdC has translation MRLRGVIVALAPVYAVATFVDPCVLEACPGYAASNVKVRHDGLSADLVLAGEACNVFGNDVQRLSLNVTYETDDRLHVKIIDPSSARYEVPESILPRPSSSPGASSKASSIQFSYTASPFSFTVSRSSDNEVLFSTKGHALIFEPQYLRVKTSLPANANIYGLGEHTNSFRLPPDNTTLTLWSRDAYGVPTGTNLYGNHPIYFEHRTSGTHGVFLLNSNGMDIKLTNNGSASGGPSLEYNVIGGVLDFYFLAGSESDPTAVARQYAEVVGTPAEVPYWSFGLHQCRFGYQSFVDVANVITRYAAAQIPLETMWTDIDYMFQRRIFTVDPDYFPLARMREIVDYLHSHQQRFVLMTDPAVAYLPNDTYAPYNNGKDLDVWLKAPNGSESLGVVWPGVTVFPDWFHPNAQQFWTNEFESFYNPDTGLDIDGAWIDMNEPSNFCNLPCDDPYQQAIQMNIPPPRANPPPDPNTPIFVNSSGQALSRRDDVDLLNPPYAINNAAGALSSKTAFTNIRHANGLAEYDTHNLYGTMMSVGTHNAMLARRPGKKTLVITRSTFAGAGAKVGKWLGDNFSQWDHYRASISGVLGFAGVYQVPMVGADICGYAEDTTENLCARWAMLGAFYPFMRNHNSDTSISQEFYTWPSVAQAARNALDIRYRLMDYIYTAFHTAHTDGTPVLQPLFFKYPKDPNTFPIDLQFFFGDSVLISPVTDENSTSVSIYLPHDTFYDFLTLAPIQGTGASVTLQNINFTTIPVYIRSGTVLPLRVASTMTTTELRKQDFEFVVAPDARTGQASGKLYIDDGETVSPPASATTQVKMAFNGGRLDVSGTFGFDTGVAVKRVRFLGVGAKPDKGQVKVNGKTVREGDVQWDQTTKVLDVNAGIPLDKAFSVQIHV, from the exons ATGCGATTACGAGGGGTCATTGTGGCTCTTGCGCCTGTATACGCCGTCGCCACCTTTGTCGATCCATGTGTCTTGGAAGCTTGTCCAGGATACGCCGCCTCCAACGTGAAAGTCCGCCACGATGGGTTGAGTGCAGATTTAGTATTGGCAGGAGAGGCTTGTAACGTTTTCGGGAATGATGTGCAGAGACTTTCTTTGAACGTTACATATGAAACAG ACGATAGACTGCACGTCAAGATCATTGACCCATCCAGCGCCCGCTACGAAGTCCCAGAATCTATTCTTCCACGCCCTTCGAGCTCCCCAGGTGCATCCTCCAAAGCATCCTCCATACAATTCAGCTACACAGCTTCCCCCTTCTCCTTCACTGTTTCCCGCTCTTCCGACAACGAGGTACTCTTCTCAACAAAAGGCCACGCGCTTATATTTGAACCGCAATATCTTCGTGTCAAGACCAGCTTGCCTGCAAACGCCAACATATACGGCCTCGGAGAGCATACAAACTCGTTCCGCCTCCCTCCAGACAACACAACCTTGACGCTATGGTCGCGAGACGCGTACGGTGTGCCCACAGGGACGAATCTGTACGGAAACCATCCGATATACTTTGAGCACCGGACATCGGGCACCCATGGCGTGTTCCTGCTCAACTCGAATGGGATGGATATCAAACTCACCAACAACGGCAGCGCGTCGGGAGGGCCTTCGCTGGAGTACAATGTCATTGGCGGGGTGTTAGATTTTTATTTTCTCGCGGGGAGCGAAAGCGATCCGACTGCAGTAGCGAGGCAGTACGCGGAGGTGGTGGGTACGCCGGCAGAGGTGCCGTATTGGTCGTTTGGGCTGCATCAATGCAGGTTTGGGTATCAAA GCTTCGTCGATGTCGCAAATGTTATCACTAGATATGCTGCGGCTCAGATACCTTTGGAGACGATGTGGACTGATATTG ACTACATGTTCCAACGGAGAATCTTCACGGTCGACCCAGACTACTTCCCATTAGCACGTATGCGCGAAATAGTGGATTATCTCCACTCTCACCAACAGCGTTTCG TGTTAATGACCGACCCGGCCGTGGCGTACCTTCCGAATGATACATACGCGCCATATAATAATGGAAAGGATCTTGATGTTTGGCTGAAGGCGCCGAATGGGAGCGAAAGTTTGGGTGTTGTATGGCCAG GCGTTACGGTTTTCCCTG ATTGGTTCCATCCTAATGCGCAACA GTTTTGGACTAATGAGTTCGAGAGCTTTTATAACCCTGATACAGGGCTTGACATCGACGGCGCGTGGATTGATATGAACGAACCATCTAAT TTCTGCAATCTCCCTTGCGATGACCCATATCAGCAAGCAATACAAATGAATATTCCCCCTCCGAGAGCAAATCCGCCACCTGACCCCAACACACCGATATTCGTCAACTCCAGTGGCCAGGCACTGAGCCGAAGAGACGACGTTGACTTGCTCAACCCACCATACGCAATCAACAATGCTGCGGGTGCATTGTCGAGCAAAACCGCATTT ACCAATATCAGGCATGCGAACGGACTCGCCGAATATGATACGCACAACCTGTACGGAACAATGATGTCCGTCGGTACACACAACGCCATGCTTGCACGCCGGCCCGGGAAAAAGACGCTCGTCATCACGCGCTCGACGTTCGCTGGCGCCGGCGCGAAGGTTGGCAAGTGGCTGGGTGATAACTTCAGCCAGTGGGACCACTACCGCGCGTCGATTTCGGGTGTCCTGGGCTTTGCGGGTGTATATCAAGTACCTATGGTTGGTGCGGATATTTGTGGTTACG CGGAAGATACGACCGAGAATCTGTGTGCGAGATGGGCGATGTTGGGCGCCTTTTACCcatttatgcgaaat CACAACTCAGACACGTCCATTAGCCAGGAATTTTATACATGGCCGAGCGTTGCACAAGCTGCTAGGAACGCTCTTGACATTCG ATATCGACTTATGGACTACATCTACACTGCATTCCATACAGCTCATACCGACGGTACTCCCGTCCTCCAACCCCTCTTTTTCAAGTATCCCAAGGACCCTAACACGTTTCCTATCGatcttcaatttttcttCGGCGATTCAGTCCTCATCTCACCTGTTACGGACGAAAACTCGACTTCCGTCTCCATCTACCTCCCTCACGATACATTTTACGACTTCCTCACTCTCGCTCCCATTCAAGGTACCGGGGCCTCTGTAACTCTTCAAAACATCAACTTCACGACTATTCCCGTATACATCAGAAGCGGCACAGTGCTTCCCTTGCGGGTGGCGAGCACAATGACGACGACAGAGCTGAGGAAGCAAGACTTTGAGTTCGTCGTTGCTCCTGATGCACGCACCGGCCAAGCGAGTGGCAAGCTGTACATTGATGACGGGGAAACAGTGTCTCCACCTGCCAGTGCGACTACTCAAGTGAAGATGGCGTTCAATGGCGGGCGGCTGGATGTTTCGGGGACGTTTGGGTTTGATACTGGCGTTGCTGTGAAGAGGGTGCGGTTCCTTGGGGTGGGTGCGAAACCGGACAAGGGGCaggtgaaggtgaatggAAAAACGGTTAGAGAGGGCGATGTTCAGTGGGATCAAACCACAAAGGTGTTGGATGTGAATGCAGGAATCCCACTCGACAAAGCATTCAGCGTACAGATTCACGTGTAG
- a CDS encoding Hydroxylase/desaturase CTB9, translated as MSAFNSPPFVLATLGYYSPPADGGKPYQKGVVDPSTGIRSLERNWFPIDVPGIAIENARGREHEVSLDKTGFAFFHHVSKHTSFENEDNVKTAYYLESAELLKKLTGANRVEIFDHTVRKSNLGPGVENLIYGPVSMVHIDQSNDASVARVHLHMPAADVPKLLSKRFQIINLWRPIHHTALDYPLALCDSRSVDPTDIVPVKLIFPDRVGELLSVKHSEKHKWWYLRGMTPDDIVLIKCYDSVQDGSVAVATPHTAFYDPTAPDGAIPRESIELRALVFYD; from the exons ATGTCTGCCTTCAACTCCCCGCCATTTGTACTCGCAACACTTGGCTACTATTCTCCCCCTGCCGACGGTGGAAAACCTTACCAAAAGGGCGTTGTAGATCCCAGCACTGGAATTCGCTCCCTGGAGCGCAATTGGTTCCCAATTGATGTTCCTGGCATTGCCATCGAGAACGCTCGTGGACGAGAGCACGAAGTGTCCCTCGATAAAACTGGATTTGCGTTCTTCCATCACGTTTCAAAGCACACATCTTTCGAAAACGAGGACAATGTCAAGACAGCATATTACCTCGAAAGCGCTGAATTGCTCAAGAAACTGACAGGCGCTAATCGTGTTGAAATCTTCGATCACA CTGTCAGGAAGAGTAATCTGGGCCCTGGAGTTGAAAATTTAATATATGGCCCAGTATCTATGGTCCACATCGACCAGTCGAACGACGCATCTGTCGCTCGTGTCCACCTCCACATGCCCGCAGCCGACGTGCCCAAGCTCCTCTCAAAGCGTTTCCAGATTATCAACCTGTGGAGGCCAATACACCACACCGCTTTGGATTACCCCCTCGCACTTTGCGATAGCAGGTCCGTCGACCCCACGGACATCGTGCCGGTCAAACTCATATTCCCAGACCGGGTGGGAGAGTTGCTCTCGGTCAAACATAGCGAGAAGCATAAGTGGTGGTACCTGCGAGGGATGACTCCGGATGATATTGTTCTTATTAAGTG CTACGACTCTGTACAGGATGGAAGTGTTGCAGTGGCCACTCCGCACACTGCCTTCTATGACCCAACTGCACCGGATGGTGCGATCCCGCGAGAGTCTATTGAGCTGAGGGCTCTAGTATTTTACGACTAG